From Gimesia panareensis, the proteins below share one genomic window:
- a CDS encoding type II secretion system protein, producing MIKATPKQARRAGFTLVEVLIVVVILGILAATVLPQFTSTNDDARESVLVQDLQTLRSQIQLYKFQHQGKFPANGSTDPNDFRDALLLSSDKNGTTGAVGTKPLGPYLIGSLPPNPYTGGRGVMIVADVPGTTPDETAKDGTEIVGWIYNPATGEIKGNNSGNAANGSKLEAL from the coding sequence ATGATTAAAGCTACACCAAAACAAGCAAGACGAGCAGGTTTTACCCTGGTCGAAGTGCTGATTGTAGTCGTGATCCTGGGGATCCTCGCTGCAACAGTACTGCCACAGTTTACTTCAACCAATGACGACGCCAGAGAGTCCGTACTGGTCCAAGACCTGCAGACCCTGCGCAGTCAAATTCAGTTGTACAAATTCCAGCACCAGGGCAAATTCCCGGCAAACGGTTCTACCGATCCGAATGATTTCCGTGATGCACTGTTGCTGTCCAGCGACAAAAATGGCACAACGGGTGCCGTTGGTACCAAGCCGCTGGGTCCCTACCTCATCGGCAGTCTGCCCCCGAACCCCTATACGGGTGGTCGTGGTGTGATGATTGTTGCCGATGTTCCCGGTACAACTCCTGATGAAACTGCCAAAGATGGTACTGAAATCGTCGGCTGGATTTACAATCCTGCTACCGGCGAGATCAAAGGTAATAACTCCGGTAACGCTGCCAACGGCAGTAAGCTGGAAGCGCTCTAA